Within the Corynebacterium sp. sy039 genome, the region CGCTCATGGGTTACTTTACGATTGTGCGCTTTAGTCTTTGCAGTTCTGTTTTTCAGATCCACTAGGATTGGTGTCGCAAGGAATACAGAAGAAAGAGTACCTTCAAGCACTCCGATGAACTGTACCAATGCCAAATCTTTGAGTGTTCCTACTCCCATGAGCCAGACAGCAATAACCATAAGTGCGATAATGGGCAATACTGAGATCACTGTGGTGGAAATAGAGCGCATCACTGTTTGGTTGATTGCTAAGTTAGCGTGTTCAGCATAGGTTTTTCTTGTAGTGCCCAGGTAACCAGCTGTATTTTCCCGAACTTTATCAAAAACGATAACAGTATCATAGAGCGAGAATGCCAATACTGTCAGCAAACCAATAACTGATGCTGGACTTACCTCAAAGCCGCAGATAGCATAAATACCGCTGATCGCAATAAGATCCACGAACAAAGCAGCAATAGCAGCAACAGCCATCTCTTTTTGCAATCGAATTGCGATATACACAAATACTGCGATAAGGAATACCACCATCGAAATCAGCATTCGATTAGTAATCGTAGAGCCCCATGCCTCTGAAACAGTGGAGTCACCGATTACATCGGGGGTTGCTTTCCCAGTGCTATCTTGTGGTTTATATGCCTCATAAAGCTCAGTGCGAGCTTTAGTGATTTGATCTTCGCTTAAGCGCTCTGAATTTATTTCAAGAATTTTGCTGTCACCTGAACCGACAACTTGCACCTGCTCAGGAGTGACACCGGTAGCCTCGGTAAAGGTCTTTTCCACTTGCGCGGTATCGAGATTCGCTGCTGGCATATTCATCTTCGTGCCGCCGACAAAATCAATTCCTAAATTAAAACCGCGTAATGCAATAGCAATAATGCAAATAAGCAATGCAACTGCAGTAGTGATGTACCACTTACGACGCTTTCCGACGAAATCTATTCCGCCTTCGCCGGTGTAGAGCTTAGTTAAAGTAGTGCTTTCACTCATCATTACACCTGCTCTCTCTTATCGTTGTCATGCTCATCCTGAGCTATTCCCTGCTCATCGTCAGCTTTATGCGCATCCCTATGTGTTGATGCTAGTGGTTTAGCCATCCCCATTTGCGTATCCGAATGATGACTTTCTTTCACCGATTGCGCCAATACGGGTTGTGCCTCTTTAGCAGTATGCCGAGCTAGCGCAAACACTTTTCCAAGTCCGTTTACAGAGTGTTTAGCGGACCAAGGTTTACGAGAAGCAAGAATAACTAATGGTGCTGTTACGAGGAAAGTGACTAAAATATCGAATACTGTGGTCAGCCCTAAAGTGAAAGCAAAACCTTTCACCTCGCCAACTGCAAGAGCATAAATAATTACTGCTGCAATGAGTGTCACTGCATTACCAGTGATGATTGTTTGCTTGGCACGATCCCAGCCATGTGCTACTGCTGAACGGAAAGTTCTTCCGTCACGCACTTCGTCTTTAATTCTTTCATACAGCACCACAAAAGAATCGGCAGTAGTACCAATACCAATGATCAAACCAGCAATACCTGCCAGATCAAGAGAATATCCCACTAGGCGACCGAGTAGGACTAATGCGCCATAGACCAAAGCAAAAGAAGCACCTAGTGATAACAAGGAAATCAGGCCAAAGAAACGATAGAAATACAATGAATAAAGAGCAACGGCTATCAGACCGACAAGCCCTGCTATCAAACCTGCCTTCAACGAAGCAATACCAAGGGAAGCAGGGACAGTAATAGCTGTACCGCCTGATTCACCATTCTCACCGACGAAACTTAATGGTAAAGCACCATAACGCAAGTTGTTAGCTAATTCCTGTGCCTGTGCTTGAGTCATTGTGCTGCTGGTGATGGCAGTACGCTCACCAACTGGGGTAGGCTGCTCAATCTGTGGTGCAGACAATACTTCAGAATCCAGAGTAATAGCTACTTGACGACCAACATATTCATTGGTGAGTTTCGCCCATGTTTCTGAGCCCTTTTCGTTCTTCGCAGACTTGAACTTAAACGTAATCTGCATCTTGCCGCTTTGTGCATCAAACCCACCGGTAATTGGTTCATTAGTATCCACTTCATTACCTGTCAAGCGTTTTGCTTGAGCTTGATTAGCATCTTGGCCTTCAAGAACGGGAGAAGGACCAAGAATCATAGCTTGTTGTGCACTTGGATCACAGGTCACCAATGGGAGTGCAGGATCATCTGCACCTTGCAGTAGATCAGGTTTGTCGCTATCGCATCGCAATAAGAATGATGCCGATAATTGTTTTAAGGAAGTATCTGCCTGACGATCAGCAAGAAGAACGTCTGCTAATTCTTTGCGTTGCTTCTCAGCCTCAAGTGAGTTCACAGCCTCTTGTGGTTGTTTTGCAGATACTTTAGCTGGAGTAAGTTCCTTGGCTTCGGGATCATTTTGTTTTTTGATTTTTGTGAGATCCTCAGCAAGTTGTTTGAGACGTTCATTGGCTTGATCAGCGGTAAGTGCACCCACGCTGACCCAACGATTAGCCATCTTTTCCATCTCAGCTGGTAATGCCTCAAAATCAGCATCAGTCGGTGCAACTTGCGCTACAGGACGAAAAACTAACTGTGAGGTTTTACCTAAAGAACGCGCCTGAGCTGTGTCTTCACCAGGAACAGTAATAACAAGAGTATTGCCATCGGTGATGACTTTTGCCCCAGAAACACCCATACCATTAACACGGTTTTCCAAGATATTACGCGCTTGGGCTAATTGATCTTGCGTAGGTTGTTCACCTTGTGGCACGAGCGTAATTCTGGTACCACCTTGCAAATCAATACCTAAGTTAGGCTTTGGCAAGCGATCACCAGTAAAAAATACCAATGCATACACAGCAATGATTACTGCGATGAACAGCCCTAACGCCTTCTTAGGCCATGTATTCCATTTTGACCTAGCTCCACGGGATTTGGAAGGCAATGAAGTTCTCCCTCTTAGATTTTCTAAATAATCCAATAACTATACGCAATGAGGCGACATATAGAATTGACCAAATCACTATACTACTGCTGCCGCCTGAGCACACAAAACTCACAAACGCTGTCTCTATGGATCTATATGAATAATGTGTTTTTGGGTATTAGTTCTGTCTTAATTTTAATTTTTAATTAACTGCTCATTCATCGCGAGAATCATTGTGCGCAGTGCTATCAGCTATCTCAACATCATCATGATCGTTTTTCTTCTGCACAATTGCTGCTTTATCAATTACCACGACAGTATGCTGTGCAATCTCAAGTTCTACAGTTGATTCATGAATACCACGAATAACACCATGTATACGCGCAGTTGTCACAACGCGATCACCAATAACAAGATTATCTTGAAGATTATTTAACTCACGTGCATAACGCTGTTGCTTACGTTGCACAAAGAAAGAAGGCAAAATAATTACGACAAGCGCAATAATAAACAGCATAACATTCATAGCTACCTATAATGCCAGACAAAACTCCACTACGCATTTAACAGACTACTGTGCTAGCGCAACAAAATATCTTCTGGCGGTTCTAGTCCTAAATGTTGCCAGGCGGCAGCAGTAGCTACTCTTCCTCGATTTGTTCGGGTAAGCATTCCAGCACGTACCAGATACGGTTCGCATACTTCTTCTACTGTAGAGGGTTCTTCTCCCACTGCTATCGCAAGTGTATTGACTCCCACAGGACCACCACCATGACCTTTGATCAGCGCGCTTAGGACTGCTCGATCGAGTCGATCAAGACCTTGCTCATCTACATCAAAAACTACCAATGCAGCTTGTGCAGCACCAAGATCAATATGTCCATTGGAATGTATTTCAGCAAAATCGCGCACTCGACGTAATAAGCGATTAGCAATACGAGGTGTTCCTCGTGATCGGGATGCAATTTCTGCCGCTGCATCTGCGTCGATAGTTACCTGGAGAATTTTTGCCGCTCGCAGTACGACTTTGGTGAGGTCATCTGTATCATAAAATTCCATTTGGGCAGTAAAGCCAAAACGATCTCGCAATGGTCCAGTCAGCATCCCTGAGCGAGTTGTCGCTCCAACAAGGGTAAAAGGCTCTAGCTCTAAAGGAATGGAAGTAGCCCCTGGTCCTTTTCCGACGATGACGTCTATCCGGAAATCCTCCATAGCGGTGTAGAGCATTTCTTCCACAGGACGCGCCATACGATGTATTTCGTCAATGAATAAAACATCACCTTCCATGAGATTCGATAACATCGCAGCTAAATCGCCTACACGTTCTAGTGCAGGCCCGGAGGTCATTCGTAGGCTTGTTCCCAGCTCATAGGAAATGATCATCGCCATCGTCGTTTTGCCAAGACCAGGTGGACCTGATAGCAAAACATGGTCAGGGGTGACACCACGATTTTTAGCCCCAGTAAGCACAAGATCTAATTGATTACATACTTTAGGCTGCCCAATAAACTCTTTGAGACTTCGTGGGCGCAAGGTAGGCTCAGCATCCACATCATCACGTTGCTGATGTGCAGCTATTGCAGAGTTTCCAGATTGACCGCTTTTTACTCTTTCCCGAGCCTCAGGCACATTAAACTCTGTTTTTTCCACACTCGCCATAAGCTAGCTCCTCAATTATTCTGGCACTCTATATTGTGATTGCTATTTCTGTTCATTAAGCGCACTCAACGACGCTTTTAACACAGCCGGCATTGCTAAATCTGGTTGCGCTTGCATAATCGACGCCACAATAGGTTGCACAGTCTTTTCGGTAAAACCCAAACCTATCAGTGCTTCTACGACATGATTAAAAGTATCAGAAGATATATCCATGACTTCTTGCGAACCAACTGTACTCATCGTGTCGTCTGACTGGGCTGCGTGGAAACTACTTATTTTCTCTTTTAGATCCACAATCATTCGCTCTGCAGCGCGCTTTCCTACCCCAGGAACACGCTGCAATGTCTTAGCATCTCCTGTTGAAATCGCTTGAGCTATCTCAGAAACCGATAGTAACGACTGCACAGCAAGCGCCAACCGCGGACCAACACCAGATACTGTCTGCAGCACAGCAAACATATCTTTATCTTCCTGATCCAAAAAAGCATATAAAGTATGTGAGTCTTCGCGAATAACTGCACTGACCAACACAAAAATTTCCGCACCACGCTGGAATTGCGCCAATGTAGTAGTTGGCGCAATGACCTGATATCCCACACCATGACATTCAATAATCGCCTGCTGTGAGTCCAAGGCGACAACCGTTCCTCTTAAGGATGCAATCATGCTCTAGCCTGTTTCCTTTTGCTTTCCGACGCTCAACCCAATTTTTCTAAACCCGATAAGAACTAACATTAGCTTGTTGCTTCTTACGCGCCAGCACTCCTTGTTGATGTTGGCGACGAATTTCTGCTTGTTCTTCTTGCTCTTGTTGCCGCAAAAGCATTGGCGCTCGCCAGCAATGACAAATAGCAAGAGCCAACGCATCTGCCGCATCAGCAGGTTTGGGTGCTTGAGATAATCCTAAGATGCGAGTAACCATAGCAGTCATTTGTTTTTTATCAGCGCCACCATTGCCAGATATGGCTTTTTTTACTTCACTTGGTGTGTACATATGTACTGGGATATTACGTTGCGCCGCGCTTAGCATGAGAACGCCAACCCCATGAGCAGTATTCATTACTGTAGAGACATTTCCACGCTCAAAAACACGCTCGATCGCCACAACATCTGGACGATACTCATCCATCCATTCATTAACCGCTTGGCTTAGTTCCAATAACCGTTGAGCAAGCTGCGCATGACTAGGCGTACGCACCACTGCCACTGCAATAGGAATCACTGCCCTGCCTCGACCATTTTCCACAACCGAAAGACCACATCGAGTAAGACCAGGGTCAATACCCATAACCCTCAATCGTTCTGGCAGCATCTTACCCACAGCCTTTCTTAGTAGTACCAGTATGAGAAATCAGAAAGAAGCCTTGCACAAGGTTATTCCCACTAGGATATTAGCACATTTTTTCGATATGGTTTACATAATCAGTTTCCATCAAAAACAGCTCCATACCAATGGTATGGAGCTGTATAGATGGGCACACTATTTTATTCTGCTTCTAATGCCTCAAGTACTTCCTGGCTAAGATCCATATTGGAATAAACATTCTGCACATCATCAGAATCTTCCAAAGCGTCGATAAGCTTGAAAATACGCTTGGCATCTGCCAGCTCCAATGGCACTAACACTGAAGCACGGAAGTCCGTATCGGCCTCGTCAATCTCTATCCCTGCCTCAGTCAACGCTTCTTTAACCGCAGGAATATCACTTGGCGCAGAAAGAATCTCGAACTTATCGCCTACTTCATTTACCTCTTCCGCGCCAGCTTCAAGAACAGCTAGTAGCAAATCATCTTCGGTTAATTCGCCTTTTTCTACTAACACAACTCCACGACGAGAGAACAGATAAGACACTGCACCTGATTCCGCCATATTTCCGCCATTCTTCGACATGGCAGTACGCACCTCAGATGCAGCACGATTGCGGTTATCAGTCAGACACTCAATGAGCATAGCCACACCATTGGGACCATAACCTTCATACATAATGGTCTGCCAATCTGCACCACCGGCTTCCTCGCCTGAACCGCGCTTGCGAGCACGCTCGATATTGTCATTTGGCACAGAAGCCTTCTTGGCTTTCTTGATCATATCGTCAAGAGTGGGGTTTGCCGCAGGATCGCCACCACCTGTTCGGGCAGCAACCTCTATATTCTTGATTAGCTTGGCAAATTCTTTACCACGCTTTGCATCATTTGCAGCTTTCTTATGCTTTGTTGTCGCCCATTTAGAATGTCCGGACATTGACTGCCTTTCTCAGAGTGAATTATGCATTTTATGCTGATACTGATTATGTTTCGATACCACTTATAACAAGCTAAGAGAAACCACACTTACAGCTAACTTCGCCAATTATACTGCAATAACATATTTTATGAATTTCATGATTGCATTTTGCTCACGAATCCTTGTGAATACTCTCACGCGCATCTCCTCGTAGAATCCTCGTCAGCCCTTCCTGCACCACAACAGCTGCCAATTCTCCTTGCTGATTAAAAATTCGCCCTGTCACTACTCCGCGCCCACTTTTTGCCGTAGGCGATTGTTGCGAATACAGGAACCACTCATCAACTGAGCAAGGACGGTAAAACCATATCGCATGGTCGAGAGAGGCTAATTGCACCTTCTGCTCCTGATGATGCATCAAAGCAGCATGAATCAGGGTCATATCGGACATATATGCCAACCCTAAAGTATGAAGCTGCTCCTCGTCGCCAAGCTGATGCTTGTACTTAAACCACACATTCTGTATTGGTGATTGCTGCGTCGCAGGGCTCGCATCATAGTATTCCGATGGCACAATGCGAACATCCCATTCTGGCCATTCTGCCAGCAAATGCTGGTATCGCTGTGGTAAATGATCTCGAGAAATATCAATCTCATCAGGCGGGGTAACTACCGGCATGGGATCACTATGCTCCACCCCATGATCCCCATCATGTTGAAAACTAGCCATCATATGAAAAATTACTCGCCCATTTTCAGTTGCAGTAATGCGCCGGACAAGAAAACTACGCCCATCACGGATCTTTTCCACTTCATAGCTCGTAGAGCTGGTGGTATCACCAGCTCGCAAAAAATAAGCGTGTAAAGAATGAATCTGATAGCCCGCATCAACAGTTTTCCACGCCGCAGCAAGAGCCTGGGCAACAATTTGTCCCCCAAATGTACGAATCAGTGTAGAAGAATGAGGCTTGCTCAGAAAGAGCATACGCTCAGACCCTGGCTGTTTCTCCCACGGTTCCGCTATCTGTTTTAGGCTAAGGATCTGTTCTAATCTAGCCACAACGCCTCATCCCCTTTTTCTGTTTTCTGCCTTCGCGTTCTTTGTACGTTCACTGAGGTTTTCTTCAGGGTATCTTAAGTAATTATGAAAATGTGAAATCACACACAGATAAGAAACGCATGACAATAAAAACTCATGTAAAGTGTGCATTCGTGTCCGATAGTGCAAAGAACACCACGAAAACTGCCATAGTGCAACCAAAAATACAATCAAACCGAAAACTATGGTCGCGCCCTTTTTCGCCAATAAAAATAACAGCCATCTGGATTCTATGGCTCATCGCTAAACTTGTTATCATCGCGGGAGTCCACGCAGAACCAATGCCTACTGGTGATGCGCACTATTATTTTTATGGCATTACTCACCCGGAATCTGATGCACTCAATGAGTACCCTGCGCTACTTCTAGCACCACTCCAGCTACTCGCCCTATTCAGTAACGATGAAAACGCATTCACGATTGCGCTCATCATAGCTACTATCGCTCTCGACGCGATCTTCCTGTGCTTTATTCTCTGCCAAAAACAAAAAGGAACCTTTTCTGCTAGCGTTTTCTGGATCTTTTTCACTGTCACAGCACTGCATATGTCCGTTCTTCGACTAGATATTATTCCCGGAGTATGTATTGGCATCTTTGCCTTGGCTCTATTTACCTCGCCTACGTTTTCTTCCGCAATCCTAGCTATCGCAACCATGCTTAAACTCTGGCCGGGAGTATTAGCCGCAGGACTCTTAAGCAGCAAAAAGAAAATGAGCGCACGCACTGTCGAGGTTTTTGGGGCAACGATACTGCTTATCGCACTAAGCATCATCGGAGCTTCTGGCATTACTCGTATCACAAGTCCACTGACCTATCAAAGCGATAGAGGTCTACAAATTGAATCTTTTTGGGCCACCCCTTTTATGCTCTTACATGGTATACCCGGTCTTTCAGATGGTAGCTATGAAATTTTCTACGCACCGTCGAAAAGCTTTGAGATCAGCGGACCAGGAGTATCAACAGCCCTAATGATTTCTAGCATAGGGTTTGGATTACTAATCATTTTTTGTCTGTTATGGGCGGTCAAAACCCTACGCGCCCCCTATACTTATGACCCGCTTGTTACCCTTTCTTGGACAGTAACAATCATCATCTGTCTACTGGTTACTAATAAAGTATTTTCACCACAATATCTTGTTTGGCTTGGACCTATCTTGAGCATTTGCTTATTAAAGCAACCCCACAATAAGTATGTACGACTTTTGTGCATACTGTGCCTAGTAATTACTGCCCTGGGAACCTATATTTACCCGTTCCACTATGGCGATATTATGCAAGCAGATATTTTCTCCTGGGCATTAGTAGCACTAGCAGCTCGTAATATCCTCGTCTTTATCAGCGCCATTATCAGTGCTTGTTGGCTCAAGCAGACCTTATCCAACTCACCAACACGCAACAATCAATTCTCGGAAAAATGAGAATAATCCGTAAACTCAAAGAAACGCGGCATAACAGATGTGCCCCCTAATCTAAAAATTCGTACTAGTGGCCTGCGCCTGAGTGCACGCGTATCAGCAACTGCATCATTGTAAAAACGATGTGCCAATTGCACCCGAGCCTGCGCCTCTGCAATTCGCGGAGGCATATTATGACCCATCGCAGCAATGGCAGCAGAAATATCACGTTCCTTCTCACTGCGCTCTAAAAAAGAATCATATTTTAATGCCACAGCTTCTGCCGCGCTGGCAATGGTTTCATATTTTGGATCTATCGCAGCAAGCACTGCCGCCCGCTGATCGAGCATAGCTTGCAATGCTTGCAAAGAAGAATCAACACGAATATTCAATCTGTCGAGACGCTGTGCAATTGTATATAATTGCACAAAAAACAAGGTTACGACTACCGATGTAATGATGATAAGCAGGATATGCATAATTTATTTTCCGCATTGAGAAGATTGATCAGCATGAGCATCATACCCTACATATCGAGTATCTGAGACAGTAACTGTTTCATACACGCGCAATACTTTCTCGACTACATTATCCCAATCATAAATACGGGCTCGTTCTAAACCAGCTGTAATATAACGCTGGCGCAATGACTCATCATCAATGAGCAACGCTAACTTTTGGGCAAGTTCGCTAGAGTTTTCATTCTCGAAAAGAATACCTGCTGGCTGCTTCGCTTTAGCATTGCATACAGCCGCAAAGGCTTCTAAATCACTAGCAACCACTGCACATCCTGCCGCCATTGCTTCTACGAGAACAATGCCAAAGCTCTCTCCACCAGTATTAGGGGCTACATAGATATCAGCACGTCCAAGGATAGCCGCTTTTTGTTCATCAGAGACTTTTCCGACGAAATCCACTCCTGGAAGATCACGAGGGGTTCCTGCCCCAATAACCGTTACCTGTATTTTCTCTTGGTAGCGTTGCGACATAGAGAAAAGCATCTCTATAGCACGAAGCAAAATATCAAGCCCTTTACGAGGTTCATCTATTCTGCCCAAAAAAACAATCTCGATTTTCTCACTTTGAGCATTGTTTTTCTTATCCTGTGCCAACTCATAAGCACGACCAAACACTGAGGTATCGACCCCATTAGGAATAAGAACCGAATCGCCACCGAGTTGTTCTACTTGCCATCGACGCGCCATCTCGCTGACAGCGATACCACCTCGTATTTTCTCTAGACTGCCACGCAACACAGGCAAAAATAATTTCAGAACCCTGGACCCACTACTCGAAGTATGATAAGTAGCAACGATAGTGTCTTTGCTCATTAAAAGTGCAAGTAAAGAATAG harbors:
- the secF gene encoding protein translocase subunit SecF: MSESTTLTKLYTGEGGIDFVGKRRKWYITTAVALLICIIAIALRGFNLGIDFVGGTKMNMPAANLDTAQVEKTFTEATGVTPEQVQVVGSGDSKILEINSERLSEDQITKARTELYEAYKPQDSTGKATPDVIGDSTVSEAWGSTITNRMLISMVVFLIAVFVYIAIRLQKEMAVAAIAALFVDLIAISGIYAICGFEVSPASVIGLLTVLAFSLYDTVIVFDKVRENTAGYLGTTRKTYAEHANLAINQTVMRSISTTVISVLPIIALMVIAVWLMGVGTLKDLALVQFIGVLEGTLSSVFLATPILVDLKNRTAKTKAHNRKVTHERLAENESARPALQDEYDYEEDVTATSDVATSQYTSHSTGASWRPNKS
- the secD gene encoding protein translocase subunit SecD; this translates as MPSKSRGARSKWNTWPKKALGLFIAVIIAVYALVFFTGDRLPKPNLGIDLQGGTRITLVPQGEQPTQDQLAQARNILENRVNGMGVSGAKVITDGNTLVITVPGEDTAQARSLGKTSQLVFRPVAQVAPTDADFEALPAEMEKMANRWVSVGALTADQANERLKQLAEDLTKIKKQNDPEAKELTPAKVSAKQPQEAVNSLEAEKQRKELADVLLADRQADTSLKQLSASFLLRCDSDKPDLLQGADDPALPLVTCDPSAQQAMILGPSPVLEGQDANQAQAKRLTGNEVDTNEPITGGFDAQSGKMQITFKFKSAKNEKGSETWAKLTNEYVGRQVAITLDSEVLSAPQIEQPTPVGERTAITSSTMTQAQAQELANNLRYGALPLSFVGENGESGGTAITVPASLGIASLKAGLIAGLVGLIAVALYSLYFYRFFGLISLLSLGASFALVYGALVLLGRLVGYSLDLAGIAGLIIGIGTTADSFVVLYERIKDEVRDGRTFRSAVAHGWDRAKQTIITGNAVTLIAAVIIYALAVGEVKGFAFTLGLTTVFDILVTFLVTAPLVILASRKPWSAKHSVNGLGKVFALARHTAKEAQPVLAQSVKESHHSDTQMGMAKPLASTHRDAHKADDEQGIAQDEHDNDKREQV
- the yajC gene encoding preprotein translocase subunit YajC translates to MLFIIALVVIILPSFFVQRKQQRYARELNNLQDNLVIGDRVVTTARIHGVIRGIHESTVELEIAQHTVVVIDKAAIVQKKNDHDDVEIADSTAHNDSRDE
- the ruvB gene encoding Holliday junction branch migration DNA helicase RuvB: MASVEKTEFNVPEARERVKSGQSGNSAIAAHQQRDDVDAEPTLRPRSLKEFIGQPKVCNQLDLVLTGAKNRGVTPDHVLLSGPPGLGKTTMAMIISYELGTSLRMTSGPALERVGDLAAMLSNLMEGDVLFIDEIHRMARPVEEMLYTAMEDFRIDVIVGKGPGATSIPLELEPFTLVGATTRSGMLTGPLRDRFGFTAQMEFYDTDDLTKVVLRAAKILQVTIDADAAAEIASRSRGTPRIANRLLRRVRDFAEIHSNGHIDLGAAQAALVVFDVDEQGLDRLDRAVLSALIKGHGGGPVGVNTLAIAVGEEPSTVEEVCEPYLVRAGMLTRTNRGRVATAAAWQHLGLEPPEDILLR
- the ruvA gene encoding Holliday junction branch migration protein RuvA; the encoded protein is MIASLRGTVVALDSQQAIIECHGVGYQVIAPTTTLAQFQRGAEIFVLVSAVIREDSHTLYAFLDQEDKDMFAVLQTVSGVGPRLALAVQSLLSVSEIAQAISTGDAKTLQRVPGVGKRAAERMIVDLKEKISSFHAAQSDDTMSTVGSQEVMDISSDTFNHVVEALIGLGFTEKTVQPIVASIMQAQPDLAMPAVLKASLSALNEQK
- the ruvC gene encoding crossover junction endodeoxyribonuclease RuvC, which produces MLPERLRVMGIDPGLTRCGLSVVENGRGRAVIPIAVAVVRTPSHAQLAQRLLELSQAVNEWMDEYRPDVVAIERVFERGNVSTVMNTAHGVGVLMLSAAQRNIPVHMYTPSEVKKAISGNGGADKKQMTAMVTRILGLSQAPKPADAADALALAICHCWRAPMLLRQQEQEEQAEIRRQHQQGVLARKKQQANVSSYRV
- a CDS encoding YebC/PmpR family DNA-binding transcriptional regulator, giving the protein MSGHSKWATTKHKKAANDAKRGKEFAKLIKNIEVAARTGGGDPAANPTLDDMIKKAKKASVPNDNIERARKRGSGEEAGGADWQTIMYEGYGPNGVAMLIECLTDNRNRAASEVRTAMSKNGGNMAESGAVSYLFSRRGVVLVEKGELTEDDLLLAVLEAGAEEVNEVGDKFEILSAPSDIPAVKEALTEAGIEIDEADTDFRASVLVPLELADAKRIFKLIDALEDSDDVQNVYSNMDLSQEVLEALEAE
- a CDS encoding acyl-CoA thioesterase II; protein product: MARLEQILSLKQIAEPWEKQPGSERMLFLSKPHSSTLIRTFGGQIVAQALAAAWKTVDAGYQIHSLHAYFLRAGDTTSSTSYEVEKIRDGRSFLVRRITATENGRVIFHMMASFQHDGDHGVEHSDPMPVVTPPDEIDISRDHLPQRYQHLLAEWPEWDVRIVPSEYYDASPATQQSPIQNVWFKYKHQLGDEEQLHTLGLAYMSDMTLIHAALMHHQEQKVQLASLDHAIWFYRPCSVDEWFLYSQQSPTAKSGRGVVTGRIFNQQGELAAVVVQEGLTRILRGDARESIHKDS
- a CDS encoding glycosyltransferase family 4 protein; amino-acid sequence: MKIGIVCPYSFDEPGGVQAHILDLAQKLISIGHQVSVIGPAYENTDLPDFVVPGGKSFPIRYNGSVARLSFGFSAYRRMRAFLKNGNFDVLHIHEPNSPSYSLLALLMSKDTIVATYHTSSSGSRVLKLFLPVLRGSLEKIRGGIAVSEMARRWQVEQLGGDSVLIPNGVDTSVFGRAYELAQDKKNNAQSEKIEIVFLGRIDEPRKGLDILLRAIEMLFSMSQRYQEKIQVTVIGAGTPRDLPGVDFVGKVSDEQKAAILGRADIYVAPNTGGESFGIVLVEAMAAGCAVVASDLEAFAAVCNAKAKQPAGILFENENSSELAQKLALLIDDESLRQRYITAGLERARIYDWDNVVEKVLRVYETVTVSDTRYVGYDAHADQSSQCGK